From the Diospyros lotus cultivar Yz01 chromosome 13, ASM1463336v1, whole genome shotgun sequence genome, one window contains:
- the LOC127788046 gene encoding josephin-like protein, whose product MVIGILGFRQPRNSGISPAGMGLLRSIEAKFVKAFRFVSIGRSSRKFSSSSLTLARSRSYAEIIDSHRVEAIEDCIEFLNSSSSSSSSSFSSLQRSNSVSANSSC is encoded by the coding sequence ATGGTGATTGGAATACTGGGTTTCCGGCAGCCCAGAAACTCAGGCATCTCGCCGGCGGGAATGGGATTGCTGAGGAGTattgaagccaagtttgtgAAGGCTTTCCGGTTTGTGTCCATTGGAAGGTCCTCTCGCAAGTTTTCTTCGTCCAGCTTGACTTTGGCGAGATCCCGGTCTTATGCAGAGATAATCGACTCTCATCGAGTTGAAGCCATAGAGGATTGCATCGAGTTCttgaattcttcttcttcttcttcttcctcttcgttTTCTTCTTTGCAGAGATCGAACTCGGTCTCTGCTAATTCTTCTTGCTAA